From Oncorhynchus mykiss isolate Arlee chromosome 6, USDA_OmykA_1.1, whole genome shotgun sequence, the proteins below share one genomic window:
- the LOC110525402 gene encoding major facilitator superfamily domain-containing protein 3 has product MNDKLVFLGLLYFVQGIPYGLQSLLLPVYLRGAGHSLTHIGLTKILYFPWVLKVLWAPLVDRVGTKRRWLVATVSGLALTCLSSAALAPEAHIWGVVGTLLAMNALASIQDITVDGAAVGLLKGRSELGLGNMAQVVGYKAGSVFAGGGLLAVIDVAGWGPMFMLLAFVYFGVALFVLGAPVLDNELLRGQAEGRKGVQSDAVHPWRVWRKLLSVPGTPWTMIYVLTYKLGEQGAVTMFPLFLLDHHMTARELGFWNGMIAMCFSICGSSLGGLLLSQFSIGSLMRRVFVMRTVSMVFQSSLLTVLEPSPLMKGMAVLSLSIQHFLGGLITTLTFTTMMHCTQRAEESVQATHYSFLSTLEVLGKLMFGALAGGLVDWVGFPTAFLFFLVLSAGTALHIWKATDTGALREQPK; this is encoded by the exons ATGAATGACAAGCTGGTTTTTCTGGGTCTCCTGTACTTTGTGCAGGGGATCCCCTATGGTCTCCAGTCCTTGTTGCTCCCTGTCTACCTCCGTGGGGCGGGCCACTCCCTCACCCACATCGGCTTGACCAAAATCCTCTACTTCCCCTGGGTGCTCAAGGTCCTCTGGGCACCTCTGGTGGACCGTGTGGGCACCAAGCGGCGCTGGCTGGTGGCCACGGTCTCTGGCCTGGCGCTTACTTGTCTCTCCAGTGCCGCTCTGGCCCCGGAGGCCCACATCTGGGGAGTGGTGGGGACTCTGCTGGCCATGAACGCCCTGGCATCGATTCAGGACATCACAGTGGATGGGGCTGCTGTGGGACTGCTGAAGGGCCGTAGCGAGCTGGGCCTGGGCAACATGGCTCAGGTGGTGGGCTACAAGGCCGGCTCGGTGTTCGCCGGGGGCGGGCTCCTGGCTGTGATTGACGTGGCCGGGTGGGGCCCTATGTTTATGCTGTTGGCCTTTGTGTACTTCGGGGTGGCACTGTTTGTGTTGGGGGCCCCCGTGCTGGACAATGAGCTGTTGAGGGGCCAggcagaggggaggaagggggtcCAGTCGGACGCTGTGCATCCCTGGAGGGTGTGGCGGAAGCTGCTGTCAGTACCTGGGACGCCCTGGACCATGATCTACGTTCTCACATACAAACTGG GTGAGCAGGGTGCGGTGACCatgttccctctcttccttttgGACCATCACATGACAGCCCGGGAGCTGGGGTTCTGGAACGGCATGATCGCCATGTGCTTCTCAATCTGTGGCTCCTCCCTCGGTGGCCTGCTGCTCTCCCAGTTCAG TATTGGCTCTCTGATGAGGCGTGTGTTTGTGATGCGGACTGTCAGTATGGTGTTCCAGAGCTCCCTCCTGACCGTGCTGGAACCTTCCCCGCTCATGAAAG GTATGGCCGTGTTGAGTTTGAGCATTCAGCACTTCCTGGGAGGCCTCATCACAACGCTCACTTTCACAACCATGATGCACTGCACACAGAGAGCGGAGGAGAGTGTACAG gCCACCCACTACAGTTTCCTGTCCACTCTGGAGGTACTGGGGAAGCTGATGTTCGGTGCCCTGGCAGGGGGCCTGGTGGACTGGGTGGGTTTCCCCACTGCCTTCCTCTTTTTCCTGGTCCTCTCTGCCGGAACAGCCCTCCACATCTGGAAGGCCACAGACACAGGGGCCCTCAGGGAACAGCCCAAGTGA